Sequence from the Egibacter rhizosphaerae genome:
TCGCGCGCTCGGCGGCGCCGGGGAGCCGGTGCGGGCACCGTGGCGTGGGAATGGCAGCCTGGGACATGGGCGTTGTTCACGCCGTCCCCATCCGATAGGAGTCGCCCGTGGCGACCGTCGAACTCACCGCACAGGATCTGGAACAGCAGATCAGCGAGCAGGACATCCTCCTCCTCGACTTCTGGGCCGACTGGTGCGGTCCCTGCCACCAGTTCGCCCCCATCTACGAGGAAGCCAGTGAGCGGCACACCGACGTCATGTTCGGCCGCATCGACACGGAGTCGGAGCAGCAGCTCGCGGCCGAGCTCGGGATCCAGTCCATCCCCACCC
This genomic interval carries:
- a CDS encoding thioredoxin family protein; this encodes MATVELTAQDLEQQISEQDILLLDFWADWCGPCHQFAPIYEEASERHTDVMFGRIDTESEQQLAAELGIQSIPTLMAIREGVVVFSQPGVLPGEAIDELLEKVRELDMEEIHAELAQEGEAGEDESGETDAEAADSSER